The genomic interval AGCCCGGCGGCCACGGCGGCGGCCGAGCCGCCGGACGACCCGCCCGCAATGCGCGCCAGATCGTGCGGGTTACGCGTCGTGCCGTAGTGGCTGTTTTCGGTTGTGAAGCCGTAGGCGTAGGCGTCCATATTCACCATCCCGGTCAGCAGCCCGCCCGCGCTGCGCAGCTGGCGCACCGCGAAGCTGTCAGCGGCCGCGGCAGGGCGCTGGCTGAACAGCTCTGCCCCGGCAAGGGTGGTGTGACCGGCCACGTCGAACAGGTTTTTCACCGCGTAGGGCACGCCCGCCAGCGGCGGCAGGGGACGCTTCTCGCGACGCAGGGTGTCGATGCTCTCGGCCTCGGCGAGCATACGTGCTTCCGTCACGGCGGTCCAGGCGTTAATCAGCGGGTTGACGCGCGCAATCGCCTCCAGCGTCTGGCGGGCAATCTCGCGAGCGCTCAGCTCGCCCGCGCTCAGCGCCTGCTGGATCGCGCTGATACTCATCTCGTGTAGCCTCATGCTTTGTACACTCCTGCGATCTCCAGGCGGTCGTCGAGCGGCAGCGCCATCAGCGGGGCAGCCAGGGTAGCAATGCGGCTGAACTGCAGCTGCAGCTCGGCGCGGCGGTCATCGTCCAGCGTCACGCC from Enterobacter sp. JBIWA008 carries:
- the hpxX gene encoding oxalurate catabolism protein HpxX — its product is MTTQQTDWQAYLAQMESVLGVTLDDDRRAELQLQFSRIATLAAPLMALPLDDRLEIAGVYKA